The nucleotide sequence AGGATACTTTGATCATTTTCCTAACCGCTCTCAGTGATGAAGCCTCTCAAATTAAAGGACTGGAAACGGGTGCTGATGATTATGTAAGCAAACCCATTAGCCCGAAAGTACTGGTGAGTCGCGTCAACGCATTATTCAGACGCGTGAAT is from Helicobacter ibis and encodes:
- a CDS encoding response regulator transcription factor, which translates into the protein VYTAKDGNEAIEKAKQIHPDLIILDIMMPKKTGVEVCQILRSQPLFQDTLIIFLTALSDEASQIKGLETGADDYVSKPISPKVLVSRVNALFRRVN